A window from Pseudomonas sp. MRSN 12121 encodes these proteins:
- a CDS encoding glucose/quinate/shikimate family membrane-bound PQQ-dependent dehydrogenase has protein sequence MKNSGTTTGGKWLLATLGTLIALMGVGLAGGGGYLVSLGGSWFFLLMGLAMIVSGLLIARRNPRGAWLYAVALVLTAIWAVWDAGLEYWPLVSRVLTFAVIGLVVALIYPALARASGVNAGRGAHGLAGVLGVGIVATLAYMFVPTHVVKAGSEPAIQPVVPGTEQKDWAHWGNTTAGNRFAALDQINKHNVDRLQVAWTFRTGDIPQSTGAGAEDQNTPLQIGDTVYTCTAYGKVFALDADTGAERWKFDPQGSAPNWQRCRGLGYFDASAEPSTAPAACAKRLFLPTGDARLIAINADTGKPCEDFGDKGTVDLKTDMGEVKPGYYQQTSTPLVAGNVVIVGGRVADNYSIGEPPGVVRAFDVRSGELVWAWDPGNPNTTKRPPAGETYTRGTPNVWSAMSYDAKLGLVYLPTGNATPDFFAGQRTELDDKWSSSIVALDVKTGQVRWHFQTTHHDLWDFDLPAQPLLYDVPDDKGGVQPALAQVTKQGEIFLLNRETGVPIARVEERQVPQGNMPGERYSPTQPFSVEMPSIGNQTLTESDMWGATPFDQLMCRIQFKGMRHEGVYTPPGLDHALQFPGSLGGMNWGSVSVDPNTHYMFVNDMRLGLANYMIPRDKIAAGASGIEMGVVPQDGTPFGAMRQRFLSPAGIPCQKPPFGTMSAIDLKTRKLVWQVPVGTVQDTGPLGIRMHLPIPIGMPTLGASLATQSGLLFFAGTQDFYLRAFDTGNGNEIWKARLPVGSQSGPMTYVSPKTGRQYILLTAGGARQSPDRGDYVIAYALPE, from the coding sequence ATGAAAAACTCTGGAACTACCACTGGCGGCAAATGGCTGCTGGCGACGCTGGGTACGTTGATTGCCCTGATGGGGGTGGGGCTAGCAGGCGGGGGCGGATACCTCGTCAGCCTGGGCGGGAGCTGGTTCTTCCTGCTGATGGGCCTGGCGATGATCGTTTCCGGCCTGCTGATCGCCCGGCGCAACCCGCGCGGCGCCTGGCTGTATGCCGTGGCGCTGGTGCTTACGGCGATCTGGGCGGTGTGGGATGCCGGGCTGGAATACTGGCCGCTGGTATCACGGGTACTGACCTTTGCCGTGATCGGCCTGGTGGTGGCATTGATCTACCCCGCGCTGGCTCGGGCCTCGGGCGTGAACGCCGGCCGTGGCGCCCATGGCCTGGCGGGCGTGCTGGGCGTCGGGATCGTGGCTACCCTGGCCTACATGTTCGTACCGACCCATGTGGTCAAGGCCGGTAGCGAGCCGGCGATCCAGCCCGTGGTGCCGGGCACCGAACAGAAGGACTGGGCCCACTGGGGCAATACCACCGCCGGTAATCGTTTTGCGGCGCTGGACCAGATCAACAAGCACAACGTCGACCGGTTGCAGGTGGCCTGGACCTTCCGCACCGGCGATATTCCGCAAAGCACCGGCGCCGGTGCCGAAGACCAGAACACCCCGTTGCAGATCGGCGACACGGTCTACACCTGCACCGCCTACGGCAAGGTGTTCGCCCTGGATGCCGACACCGGCGCCGAGCGCTGGAAGTTCGACCCGCAAGGTTCGGCGCCTAACTGGCAGCGTTGCCGGGGCCTGGGCTACTTCGACGCCAGCGCCGAACCCTCGACGGCGCCCGCTGCCTGCGCCAAGCGCCTGTTCCTGCCGACCGGCGATGCGCGGTTGATTGCGATCAATGCCGATACCGGCAAGCCGTGCGAAGACTTCGGTGACAAAGGCACGGTCGACCTGAAAACCGACATGGGCGAAGTGAAGCCTGGTTACTACCAGCAAACCTCGACCCCGCTGGTGGCGGGCAACGTGGTCATCGTTGGCGGCCGTGTGGCGGACAACTATTCCATTGGCGAGCCGCCGGGCGTGGTGCGAGCTTTCGACGTGCGCAGTGGCGAACTGGTCTGGGCCTGGGATCCGGGCAACCCGAACACCACCAAGCGTCCGCCGGCGGGCGAGACCTATACCCGCGGTACGCCGAACGTCTGGTCGGCCATGTCCTATGACGCCAAGCTCGGCCTGGTCTACCTGCCGACCGGCAACGCCACGCCCGACTTCTTCGCTGGCCAGCGCACGGAACTGGATGACAAGTGGAGTTCGTCCATCGTCGCCCTGGACGTAAAGACCGGTCAGGTGCGCTGGCACTTCCAGACCACCCACCACGACCTGTGGGACTTCGACCTGCCGGCGCAGCCGTTGCTCTATGACGTGCCCGACGACAAGGGCGGGGTGCAGCCGGCGCTGGCGCAGGTCACCAAGCAGGGTGAAATCTTCCTGCTCAACCGTGAAACCGGCGTGCCTATCGCCCGGGTGGAAGAGCGGCAGGTGCCCCAGGGCAACATGCCGGGGGAACGCTACTCGCCTACCCAGCCGTTCTCGGTGGAGATGCCGTCGATCGGCAACCAGACCCTCACCGAGTCGGACATGTGGGGTGCCACGCCGTTCGATCAGCTGATGTGCCGCATCCAGTTCAAGGGCATGCGCCATGAAGGCGTCTACACCCCGCCGGGCCTGGATCATGCCTTGCAGTTCCCGGGCTCCCTGGGCGGCATGAACTGGGGCAGCGTGTCGGTGGATCCCAATACCCACTACATGTTCGTCAACGACATGCGCCTGGGCCTGGCCAACTACATGATCCCGCGCGACAAGATCGCTGCCGGGGCCAGCGGTATCGAAATGGGCGTAGTGCCTCAGGACGGCACGCCGTTCGGCGCGATGCGCCAGCGTTTCCTCTCGCCTGCCGGTATTCCATGCCAGAAGCCGCCATTCGGCACCATGTCGGCCATCGACCTGAAGACCAGGAAGCTGGTGTGGCAAGTACCGGTCGGCACCGTGCAAGACACCGGACCCCTGGGCATTCGCATGCATCTGCCGATCCCGATCGGCATGCCGACCCTCGGTGCTTCGCTGGCCACCCAATCTGGTCTGCTGTTCTTCGCCGGCACCCAGGATTTCTATCTGCGTGCGTTCGATACCGGGAACGGCAATGAAATCTGGAAGGCTCGCTTGCCGGTAGGCAGCCAGTCGGGGCCGATGACCTACGTTTCGCCCAAGACCGGCCGGCAGTACATCCTGTTGACCGCTGGTGGCGCGCGTCAGTCGCCGGACCGTGGGGACTATGTGATTGCCTATGCATTGCCCGAGTGA
- a CDS encoding phage tail protein — protein MIKLKLPFWLAGTELSKLTAAAQAWWETVTEWLRWPYLQIDPDTCHMTILELWAWQRDVTRFNGEPEALFRLRVKYAFVNSVDAGSTAGMKRIFERLGVGYVEIEERHPDRDWDVVLLKFSNTQLSLNPELLRVLIQQYGRTCRRYDFVTITPVGLRMALIDFNDDQQTLVASL, from the coding sequence GTGATAAAGCTGAAATTGCCGTTCTGGCTCGCCGGCACCGAGCTGTCGAAGCTGACCGCCGCCGCGCAGGCCTGGTGGGAAACCGTCACCGAATGGTTGCGCTGGCCGTATCTGCAGATCGATCCAGACACCTGCCACATGACCATCCTGGAGCTATGGGCCTGGCAACGGGACGTGACCCGCTTCAACGGCGAGCCCGAGGCACTGTTCCGGCTGCGTGTGAAATACGCCTTCGTCAACTCAGTGGACGCCGGCAGTACAGCCGGCATGAAACGCATTTTCGAGCGCTTGGGCGTGGGCTACGTCGAGATAGAGGAGCGCCACCCGGACCGGGATTGGGACGTGGTGCTGCTCAAGTTCAGCAACACGCAACTGTCGCTCAACCCCGAGCTGCTGCGCGTGCTGATTCAGCAATACGGCCGGACGTGCCGGCGCTATGACTTCGTGACCATCACCCCCGTGGGCCTGCGAATGGCCCTGATCGACTTCAACGACGACCAGCAGACGCTGGTGGCCAGCCTGTAG
- a CDS encoding type II toxin-antitoxin system HicA family toxin: MKYSEFRRWLKAQGVQFQAGKGSHFKVSLNGKSTVFPDHGAKEMGEGLRKSIIKQLGLKD, from the coding sequence ATGAAGTACAGCGAGTTTCGGCGATGGTTGAAGGCCCAAGGCGTTCAGTTTCAGGCCGGTAAGGGTAGCCACTTCAAGGTTTCACTGAATGGCAAATCAACCGTATTTCCAGACCACGGAGCCAAGGAAATGGGCGAAGGGTTGAGAAAGTCGATAATCAAACAGCTGGGCCTCAAGGACTGA
- a CDS encoding type II toxin-antitoxin system HicB family antitoxin, protein MFEYALEIHKEPGSFWLSCAEIPEMHAAGETLDEALDSALDSIETALSIYVDDRRAIPTGGGKRAAGHAVLRLPALTAAKIALWNTLLESGVSKAELARRLDVNRPQVDRLVDFLHHSKIENVERALQQLGRRISLSVEKMEAA, encoded by the coding sequence ATGTTTGAGTATGCGTTAGAGATTCACAAAGAGCCGGGCAGCTTTTGGCTGTCGTGTGCAGAAATTCCAGAGATGCACGCCGCCGGTGAAACTCTGGACGAAGCGTTGGACAGCGCACTGGATTCAATCGAGACAGCTTTGTCTATTTATGTCGATGATCGTCGGGCTATTCCAACTGGTGGAGGGAAGAGAGCAGCGGGCCACGCCGTGTTGCGTCTGCCAGCTCTCACTGCGGCGAAAATCGCATTGTGGAATACGCTCCTGGAGTCGGGAGTGAGTAAAGCCGAGTTGGCCCGTCGCTTGGATGTTAATAGGCCCCAGGTTGATCGCCTGGTCGACTTTCTTCATCACTCCAAAATCGAAAACGTTGAGCGCGCACTGCAGCAACTCGGGCGCCGTATCTCGCTTTCAGTGGAAAAGATGGAAGCGGCCTAA
- a CDS encoding phage tail protein, whose translation MSASITIAGESQIALKQSQKKPLIISTFIFANVPELDPVAPIDRAAGKPPAEQIVHIYSIPAKNAGYVNPNQVVYSAQLGSDIGDWDFNWVGLEDEDGVLFAVSSVPLQQKRKNIPPLQIGNNVTRNFLVAFDGAQELTGVTIDAATWQHDFTVRLAGIDERERLSNYDMFGRACFFGGSLQVEKVDGLYRLKLGHAYVQGIRIGRPTMLPISPPALPTTVWLDVALQRKLNDVVANWQVVFGADRADYTDSTGIKHYCIPLADLPNANTIIDRRTVENILKPMVQYFAARDGDYQGLRARATTKEDVDLGNLPNAKSDDPATNSSEILATTAALNKVQQQVGDSMTGMIGMFLMHTPPPGWIKCNFAALSRVTYARLFATIGTRYGSGDGVTTFNVPDARGLTPRFWDDGRGIDPGRELGTFQDMLIQSHTHGASATAVGDHVHGAWTDMQGAHQHSAWTDMQGSHQHTAPRAQNNDVGGGGPNFTTANYQNGTTAPTDWAGAHAHNIGMSTAGAHGHNVGVGWAGNHTHAITVAAAGGAETRPKNISLLCCIKY comes from the coding sequence GTGAGCGCAAGCATTACCATCGCCGGCGAAAGCCAAATCGCCCTGAAACAAAGCCAGAAAAAGCCGCTGATTATCAGCACGTTCATTTTCGCCAACGTGCCCGAGCTGGATCCTGTCGCGCCGATCGATCGCGCTGCAGGCAAGCCGCCGGCGGAACAGATCGTCCACATCTACAGCATTCCCGCGAAAAACGCCGGCTACGTGAACCCCAACCAGGTGGTGTACAGCGCACAGCTGGGGTCGGATATCGGTGATTGGGATTTCAACTGGGTCGGTCTTGAGGACGAGGACGGCGTACTGTTCGCGGTTTCCTCCGTGCCGCTGCAGCAGAAGCGCAAGAACATCCCTCCGCTGCAGATCGGCAACAACGTGACCCGCAACTTTCTGGTGGCCTTTGACGGCGCCCAGGAACTGACAGGCGTCACTATCGACGCCGCAACTTGGCAGCATGACTTTACTGTGCGCCTGGCCGGCATAGATGAGCGCGAGCGGTTGAGCAATTACGATATGTTCGGGCGCGCTTGCTTCTTCGGTGGTTCGCTACAGGTGGAAAAGGTCGATGGTCTGTACCGTCTCAAACTTGGACACGCCTACGTTCAAGGCATCCGCATAGGCCGGCCTACGATGTTGCCGATCAGCCCGCCGGCGCTACCGACAACTGTCTGGCTAGACGTGGCACTACAGCGGAAATTGAACGACGTGGTGGCCAACTGGCAAGTGGTGTTCGGCGCCGATCGGGCGGACTACACCGACAGCACCGGCATAAAGCACTACTGCATCCCCCTTGCAGATCTGCCGAACGCCAACACCATCATCGACCGCCGCACGGTCGAAAACATTCTGAAACCGATGGTCCAGTATTTTGCGGCCCGCGATGGCGATTACCAAGGCTTGCGGGCCCGGGCGACGACGAAAGAAGACGTGGACCTGGGCAACTTGCCGAACGCCAAGAGCGATGATCCTGCGACAAACAGCAGCGAGATCCTGGCCACCACCGCCGCCCTGAACAAAGTACAGCAGCAGGTCGGCGATTCGATGACCGGGATGATCGGGATGTTCCTGATGCACACCCCGCCGCCTGGCTGGATCAAATGTAACTTTGCAGCGTTGTCCCGGGTCACGTATGCCCGGTTATTCGCCACGATCGGGACCCGCTATGGCTCTGGTGACGGCGTAACCACCTTCAACGTGCCCGACGCCCGGGGTCTGACCCCTCGATTCTGGGACGACGGCCGGGGGATTGACCCGGGCAGAGAGCTGGGCACGTTCCAGGACATGCTGATCCAATCCCATACCCACGGCGCATCGGCAACAGCCGTCGGCGACCACGTACACGGAGCATGGACTGACATGCAAGGCGCCCACCAGCACTCGGCCTGGACCGATATGCAGGGCTCCCACCAACACACCGCCCCGCGAGCCCAAAACAATGACGTGGGTGGAGGCGGCCCCAACTTCACTACAGCAAACTACCAGAACGGCACCACCGCCCCGACAGATTGGGCGGGAGCCCACGCCCACAACATCGGCATGAGCACTGCTGGGGCCCACGGCCATAACGTGGGTGTCGGTTGGGCCGGTAACCACACTCACGCCATCACTGTGGCTGCCGCAGGTGGAGCCGAAACACGCCCCAAAAACATCTCCCTTCTTTGCTGCATCAAATATTGA
- a CDS encoding Lrp/AsnC family transcriptional regulator: MSDNRPPVLDEIDRQLIAALQINARESVAMLARQLGIARTTVTSRLARLEKARVITGYGVRLGQRVIDGGLQAYVGIKVQPRSGKEVLRRLGAMAQVQQLCAVSGEFDYVAWLRTDSPEQLDQLLDQIGSVDGVDKTTTSIILSSKIDRGHPV, encoded by the coding sequence TTGTCTGATAACCGCCCCCCCGTCCTCGATGAAATCGACCGCCAGTTGATCGCAGCCCTGCAGATCAATGCCCGTGAAAGCGTGGCCATGCTCGCCCGGCAACTGGGCATCGCCCGCACCACCGTGACCTCGCGCCTGGCCCGCCTGGAAAAGGCCCGGGTGATTACCGGTTATGGCGTGCGCCTGGGCCAGCGGGTCATCGATGGCGGCTTGCAGGCCTATGTCGGGATCAAGGTCCAGCCACGCTCCGGCAAGGAGGTGCTGCGTCGCCTCGGCGCCATGGCCCAGGTCCAGCAGCTCTGCGCGGTGAGTGGCGAATTCGATTATGTGGCCTGGCTGCGTACCGACTCGCCGGAACAACTGGACCAGCTGCTCGACCAGATCGGCAGCGTCGACGGTGTGGACAAGACCACCACCTCGATCATCCTCAGCAGCAAGATCGACCGCGGGCATCCGGTCTGA
- a CDS encoding lipopolysaccharide biosynthesis protein, whose amino-acid sequence MIWISLMEVASTASLPGQVTGFAQCRNIRQGPVFIVASGHSAKDFPIEDFSDIPMITMNGAISMFLGTGIKPFFYACSDTSFSLQQPELFAQAMALSRRVALWEEHARVIPVQPRGELFLLKKAPRQSLKEWWFRSDDLVRPPLTAGHRSRTIGFSKNLEQGFFDARTVAYLALQLAYHAGFSTAILVGVDLSASMGRFYETADSSRSPCGLDEHLQSRILPSLQLMSDKVMGEDFSVYNLSPTSLIPDSIIPTISLDELGPLLRH is encoded by the coding sequence ATGATTTGGATTTCGCTTATGGAAGTAGCATCTACGGCGTCCTTGCCCGGACAGGTAACGGGCTTCGCCCAATGCCGGAATATCCGGCAAGGCCCTGTGTTTATCGTCGCCTCCGGCCATTCGGCAAAGGACTTCCCCATCGAGGACTTTTCGGACATCCCGATGATCACCATGAACGGAGCGATCTCGATGTTCCTCGGGACCGGTATAAAGCCCTTCTTCTATGCCTGCTCCGACACCAGTTTCTCCCTCCAGCAACCCGAGCTCTTCGCCCAGGCCATGGCCCTCAGCCGACGGGTAGCGCTCTGGGAAGAACATGCCCGCGTGATTCCGGTCCAGCCGCGCGGCGAGTTGTTCCTGTTGAAAAAAGCTCCGCGCCAGAGCTTGAAGGAGTGGTGGTTCAGAAGCGACGACCTGGTTAGGCCGCCGCTCACCGCCGGGCACAGAAGCCGCACCATCGGTTTCAGCAAGAATCTCGAACAGGGCTTTTTCGACGCCCGCACGGTGGCCTATCTGGCGCTGCAACTGGCCTACCACGCCGGCTTCAGTACCGCGATCCTGGTGGGCGTCGACTTGAGCGCCAGCATGGGCCGTTTTTACGAAACGGCCGACAGTTCCCGCTCGCCCTGTGGCCTGGACGAGCATTTGCAATCGCGGATCCTGCCTTCCCTGCAACTGATGTCGGACAAAGTCATGGGCGAAGACTTTTCGGTCTACAACCTGTCCCCGACATCGCTTATTCCTGATTCGATCATTCCCACTATCAGCCTCGACGAACTCGGGCCACTGCTACGGCATTGA
- a CDS encoding baseplate J/gp47 family protein has protein sequence MSEVDFKKVIADAGIPTTEAGLKAAWEKEVEAQGAKVANTSSYSPFWRVMTALVTKPVLWLLDFLSLTVLPNFFVKTAVDAWLDTLAWAVNVERKGATKAQGRLLFTRATPDGVLELEKGIAVQSAAINGNVYQLVTTAPATFQQDQLQLAVPVEAIDAGSGFNLAPGYYAILPVPVPGIVQVVNQDGWLESPGADPEPNDQLRLRVRNQFSAVNQWHTDAVYRAMISAFPGVRPDGVYFEHGAPRGPGSANAYVLFDAGVPADSYLQEINAHIRDLGNHGHGDDLLAMVMPETLVNLLVTVWPFANQTPAQVADLQHEVELFVRAAFRESTPRDYQPTLTYPQSRFSTSRLTEELHRQFAGIEAVKFTPTDDIVSGLSIPRLENLTVMMK, from the coding sequence GTGAGCGAGGTCGATTTTAAAAAGGTGATCGCCGATGCCGGCATTCCGACCACCGAGGCCGGATTGAAGGCCGCGTGGGAAAAGGAGGTCGAGGCCCAGGGCGCCAAGGTCGCCAACACCAGCAGCTATTCGCCATTCTGGCGGGTGATGACCGCGCTGGTGACAAAGCCGGTGCTGTGGCTGCTGGACTTCCTGAGCCTGACCGTGCTGCCGAACTTCTTTGTGAAAACGGCGGTGGACGCCTGGTTGGACACGCTGGCATGGGCGGTCAACGTCGAGCGCAAGGGCGCAACGAAAGCCCAGGGCAGATTGCTGTTTACCCGGGCCACGCCGGACGGCGTCTTGGAACTGGAAAAGGGCATTGCAGTGCAGTCGGCCGCAATCAATGGCAACGTTTACCAACTGGTCACCACGGCGCCGGCGACGTTCCAGCAGGACCAGCTGCAGCTGGCGGTCCCGGTGGAGGCGATCGATGCCGGCAGCGGCTTTAACCTGGCGCCGGGGTACTACGCCATCCTGCCGGTGCCCGTGCCGGGGATCGTCCAGGTGGTGAACCAGGATGGCTGGCTGGAGTCCCCCGGTGCGGATCCGGAGCCGAACGACCAGCTGCGCCTGCGCGTGCGCAACCAGTTCTCGGCGGTGAACCAGTGGCATACCGACGCGGTGTATCGCGCCATGATTTCCGCCTTCCCGGGTGTGCGGCCGGATGGCGTTTACTTCGAGCACGGCGCGCCCCGTGGCCCGGGCAGTGCAAACGCCTACGTGCTGTTCGATGCCGGCGTGCCGGCGGACAGCTACCTGCAGGAGATCAACGCCCATATCCGTGATCTGGGCAACCATGGCCACGGCGACGACCTGCTGGCCATGGTCATGCCTGAAACCCTGGTCAACCTCCTGGTGACCGTCTGGCCGTTCGCCAACCAGACACCGGCGCAGGTCGCTGACCTGCAGCATGAGGTCGAGCTGTTTGTGCGCGCCGCGTTCCGCGAAAGCACGCCTCGGGACTACCAGCCGACGCTGACCTACCCGCAATCACGGTTCAGTACCAGCCGCCTGACCGAGGAACTGCACCGGCAGTTCGCCGGCATCGAGGCGGTGAAGTTCACCCCGACAGACGACATTGTCAGCGGCCTGTCGATCCCACGCCTCGAAAACCTGACGGTGATGATGAAGTGA